The nucleotide sequence TTTATGTTGTTAGTATCCATTGTGTATTTAGTATTTTCACCACAAATAATTGCCATATTCACTTCTGAAGTAGAAGTTATAAAGTATGGAAGTTTATGTTTGCGAGTAATTGCAGCGGGTTATGTGTTTTATGGCTATGGTATGGTTGTTATTAATGCTTTTAATGGTTCAGGAGATACTAAAACACCTACATATATTAATTTTGTGTGTTTTTGGCTGTTTCAATTACCTTTTGCTTATCTCATGGCTATTACTTTAGATTATGGTCCAATTGGCGTGTTTGCTGCTATTACTTTAGCAGAAGTGCTTATTGCAGTTATTGGTGTTATTTGGTTTAAAAAAGGAAAGTGGAAGCTAGTTGAAGTTTAAACGAATTCTATTAGTAAGAATGTATGGGAAAACAAGGACGTGAAAAAAACACAAAGAATAAAGCTAAGCATAGCAAGTTAATGACTCGTAAAAAGAACAAGATTAAAACTGAGAAAAAGAAATACGAAAAGAAAGATTAAAAGCTATTATCGCTAAATCGAAAGGATTATAGTTGCTTAACTTCTCTAACCATTCCTGTATTTAGATCTAGCTTAATATCACCAATTCTAACACGTACTAGTCTTAAAGTTGGAAAACCAACAGCTGCTGTCATTTTTCGTACTTGTCTAAATTTTCCTTCAGTGAGTGTTATAGACACCCACGAAGTTGGACCATGACGCTCATCACGGACATGGCGTTTTTCAATAGGATAATTAATTAGACTATTAACATGAAAAACTTTGCATGGCTTTGTATTGTATGGTTTTCCATGAATGGTTATAGTCACTCCATTTTGCAATTGATTGATTTGTTCATCAGTAATTAGCCCATCAACTTGCACATAATATTCTTTTTCAACTTTGTTGCTAGTTATATGCGAGCTAACTTTCCCATTAGTTGTAAGTAATAATAAGCCTTCTGAAGTCTCGTCTAAACGACCAATAGACATGGTGCCTTGAGCAAAATTATAAAGTTCACCAAGTAGCTTTTTATTCTTTCGCTTATTCTGGTTATTAATAAACTGACTTAAATAACCGTAAGGTTTATGCAATATGTAATGACTATGAATTTCTTGCTGCATTATAAGATGCAATGTATCGCTTTTTTTCTAACTTTATATCGTTAAAATCACTATTATATGAAGTCTAAAAACCTTGGAGAAAACACTACTTGTACGCATACTGGAGAAGTTAAAGATATAACGTTTAAAGGTGCAGTGTCGCCAATATATATGTCATCATCTTATGAGTTTATGGATGTTGATATAAAACGATATCCTCGTTATTTCAACACACCAAATCAGGAATATCTAGCAAAAAAAATAGCTGCTTTAGAAAAAGCTGAATCTGCTATGATTTTCAGTTCAGGTATGGCAGCTATAAGTACAGCACTGTTGGCGTTTTTAAGTTCTGGTGATCATATTATA is from Pontimicrobium sp. SW4 and encodes:
- a CDS encoding pseudouridine synthase — its product is MQQEIHSHYILHKPYGYLSQFINNQNKRKNKKLLGELYNFAQGTMSIGRLDETSEGLLLLTTNGKVSSHITSNKVEKEYYVQVDGLITDEQINQLQNGVTITIHGKPYNTKPCKVFHVNSLINYPIEKRHVRDERHGPTSWVSITLTEGKFRQVRKMTAAVGFPTLRLVRVRIGDIKLDLNTGMVREVKQL